In Phoenix dactylifera cultivar Barhee BC4 unplaced genomic scaffold, palm_55x_up_171113_PBpolish2nd_filt_p 001486F, whole genome shotgun sequence, one genomic interval encodes:
- the LOC120108684 gene encoding F-box/SPRY domain-containing protein 1-like isoform X2, translating into MSSMRPSEGGGDGREEVAAGVGAERVRESGKDEGTPPPVLQAPAHLIARVFSQLDCVDLLNCSLVCKQWYRESAELREGWKNEYLEARHLYGMSVKRESHPPSSTCSIRGKRTLPF; encoded by the exons ATGAGCTCGATGCGGCCGTCGGAAGGCGGAGGAGATGGCCGGGAAGAGGTCGCCGCCGGCGTCGGCGCTGAACGAGTCAGGGAGAGTGGGAAGGACGAGGGCACCCCTCCGCCGGTCCTCCAGGCTCCGGCCCATCTCATTGCCCGCGTCTTCTCGCAGCTCGATTGCGTCGATCTCCTCAACTGCTCTCTCGTCTGCAA GCAGTGGTATAGGGAGTCTGCAGAGCTGAGGGAGGGTTGGAAGAATGAATACTTGGAGGCCAGGCATCTGTATGGGATGTCCGTTAAAAGGGAATCACATCCACCATCCTCCACCTGCTCTATAAGAG GAAAGAGGACATTGCCTTTTTGA
- the LOC120108684 gene encoding uncharacterized protein LOC120108684 isoform X1 codes for MSSMRPSEGGGDGREEVAAGVGAERVRESGKDEGTPPPVLQAPAHLIARVFSQLDCVDLLNCSLVCKQWYRESAELREGWKNEYLEARHLYGMSVKRESHPPSSTCSIRGLGRTPSEDSSSPSRSRKRSIFLTDILMTQPKKGKGEGIKMEQGLHVSQKFLLYQLY; via the exons ATGAGCTCGATGCGGCCGTCGGAAGGCGGAGGAGATGGCCGGGAAGAGGTCGCCGCCGGCGTCGGCGCTGAACGAGTCAGGGAGAGTGGGAAGGACGAGGGCACCCCTCCGCCGGTCCTCCAGGCTCCGGCCCATCTCATTGCCCGCGTCTTCTCGCAGCTCGATTGCGTCGATCTCCTCAACTGCTCTCTCGTCTGCAA GCAGTGGTATAGGGAGTCTGCAGAGCTGAGGGAGGGTTGGAAGAATGAATACTTGGAGGCCAGGCATCTGTATGGGATGTCCGTTAAAAGGGAATCACATCCACCATCCTCCACCTGCTCTATAAGAG GTCTGGGGCGTACTCCTTCAGAGGATTCCAGTTCCccttcaagatcaagaaagagatcAATATTTCTTACCGACATATTGATGACACAaccaaaaaaagggaaaggggAAGGAATTAAAATGGAACAGGGATTGCATGTTTCACAGAAATTTTTATTGTATCAGTTGTATTGA
- the LOC120108685 gene encoding probable auxin efflux carrier component 8 has protein sequence MISLATVYHVLVATVPLYAAMILAYLSIKWWKLFTPDQCTGINKFVAKFSVPLLSFHVISTNNPYKMNLKLLVADSLQKILALFVFAVLSKACFRGSLDWLITGFSLSTLPNTLIIGIPLLKGLYGDEAAKLLGQIVVLQSLIWYTLLLILFEFRAAKAIAANPTDRELESSEGVRPRPEEDEVKSLSIRNIRSLLILWMAGKKLMINPNTYASLAGFVWALISFRWRIELPLIISNCISILSDGGLGMAMFSLGLFTASQSSIIACGIRMMILSMGLRFIIGPALIAITSYAIGMRAKLLKVAIVQAALPQGIVTFVFAKEYGVHPDILSTGVIVGMIIAVPIALAYYFILDPN, from the exons ATGATTTCTCTGGCGACAGTATATCATGTTCTGGTAGCAACAGTGCCGCTGTATGCAGCCATGATCCTGGCCTATCTTTCAATAAAATGGTGGAAGCTCTTCACACCTGACCAGTGCACGGGGATAAACAAGTTTGTAGCCAAATTTTCAGTCCCCCTACTGTCCTTCCATGTGATCTCCACCAACAATCCCTACAAAATGAACCTCAAACTTCTAGTAGCGGACTCGCTGCAAAAAATACTTGCCCTCTTTGTATTTGCAGTCCTAAGTAAAGCATGCTTTAGAGGCAGCCTGGATTGGCTAATTACTGGGTTCTCTCTATCCACACTACCCAACACATTGATTATTGGGATTCCCTTATTAAAAGGTCTGTATGGGGATGAAGCTGCCAAACTCTTGGGTCAGATCGTCGTCTTGCAGAGCTTAATTTGGTATACTCTTCTGTTAATTCTCTTCGAGTTCAGGGCTGCTAAGGCAATTGCAGCAAATCCGACTGACA gGGAACTGGAATCCTCTGAAGGAGTACGCCCCAGACCTGAAGAGGATGAAGTAAAATCCCTGTCCATAAGAAATATCAGGAGTTTACTCATTCTCTGGATGGCGGGAAAGAAACTTATGATAAATCCCAATACTTACGCAAGTTTAGCAGGCTTTGTTTGGGCTTTAATCAGCTTTAG GTGGAGAATAGAGCTACCATTAATAATTAGCAACTGCATATCAATATTATCAGATGGGGGACTTGGCATGGCAATGTTCAGCTTAG GCCTTTTCACGGCATCGCAGTCTAGCATCATAGCCTGTGGGATTCGGATGATGATTTTATCCATGGGATTAAGGTTCATAATTGGACCAGCCTTGATAGCAATCACTTCCTATGCTATTGGAATGAGGGCAAAATTGTTAAAAGTGGCAATTGTTCAG GCAGCTCTTCCTCAAGGAATAGTAACATTTGTGTTTGCTAAAGAGTATGGCGTGCATCCAGATATCCTGAGCACTGG GGTTATTGTTGGCATGATCATAGCAGTACCAATAGCACTCGCGTATTACTTCATTCTCGATCCTAATTAA